One segment of Carya illinoinensis cultivar Pawnee chromosome 13, C.illinoinensisPawnee_v1, whole genome shotgun sequence DNA contains the following:
- the LOC122292237 gene encoding uncharacterized protein LOC122292237 produces MIKKYKVNVVAIAEPFVNKQCMVRFQNRLEFGGCISNEEAGGKLWVLWNTKVKVTVQSIKGQSISLMVEEENKQILASFVYAKCSYLDRRRLWEDLSLLSTGITPWIIMGDFNIIRNNDERIGGRPRLTIAMREFNDFIDAVGMIETKFEGNKMSWCNGQQGRARSWARLDRSFINSKLMLEFPGLVMTYLPRQNSDHSPLVVAMEKNDKPYGFSPFKFQNM; encoded by the coding sequence atgataaagaaatataaagtgAATGTGGTAGCCATTGCGGAACCTTTTGTCAATAAGCAGTGTATGGTTCGGTTTCAGAATAGACTGGAGTTTGGGGGATGTATTTCTAATGAGGAGGCTGGAGGAAAATTATGGGTGCTGTGGAATACCAAGGTAAAGGTTACTGTTCAATCCATCAAGGGTCAAAGTATCTCGCTAATGGTTGAAGAGGAGAACAAACAAATCCTCGCATCTTTTGTCTATGCTAAATGTTCATACCTAGATCGTAGAAGACTTTGGGAGGATTTGAGCTTGTTGAGTACCGGAATCACACCTTGGATAATTATGGGAGATTTTAACATTATCCGTAATAATGATGAGAGGATTGGAGGAAGACCCAGACTGACCATTGCTATGAGGGAATTCAATGATTTTATTGATGCGGTGGGGATGATTGAAACAAAGTTTGAAGGAAATAAGATGTCGTGGTGTAATGGGCAGCAAGGAAGAGCTCGTAGCTGGGCAAGACTGGATCGTTCTTTCATTAACTCGAAACTAATGCTGGAATTTCCAGGTTTGGTGATGACCTATTTGCCTAGACAAAACTCAGACCATTCCCCGCTAGTGGTGGCCAtggagaaaaatgataaaccgTATGGGTTCAGCCCTTTCAAATTCCAGAATATGTAG
- the LOC122291910 gene encoding probable LRR receptor-like serine/threonine-protein kinase At1g06840 isoform X3 produces MTYMCFHPSNIFFNCVFNLLLVRVSSSSSFFGSLVGLFLLKLCGTHKLLQFPVLGSIRSLRVLSFYALLGCLSQQLGSLEYLLLHGCVGLLYLSELRAPLPTQWKATSENGIVRKSITRAWQIIVPRNNVRDFMWNSISGSIPMEIGNITNLKLLLLNGNKLTGTLPEELGYLPNLERIHIHQNNISGPIPVSFVNLNKTKYFYMNNNSISGQIPPELSRLSSLVHFLLDNNNLSGYLPPQFSELPSLVILQLDNNDFGGTTIPASYSRMSKLRKLCYDLCVGFSRSLRNCNLQGKIPALSLIPNLGYLDLSLNLLNGTIDGQRLSEAITSICLSNNSFTGTIPVSFSNLPRLQILSIANNSLNGSIPSTIWQDRALNGNGRLTVELQNNKLSNITGDTNLPPYDTVWLQGNPLCSNTNLVSFCGSESDAENKNQGPTNNTSDCQLQCPPPYEPSPRSPKAVH; encoded by the exons ATGACATATATGTGTTTCCATCCttctaatatatttttcaactgTGTATTCAATCTTCTTCTTGTGagggtttcttcttcttcttctttttttggcaGTTTGGTTGGTTTATTTCTTCTCAAGCT GTGTGGTACACACAAACTACTACAATTCCCAGTGTTGGGTAGTATAAGAAGTTTGCGAGTTCTGTCGTTCTATGCGTTACTGGGATGTCTAAGTCAACAGCTTGGAAGTTTGgaatatttgttgttgcatgGTTGTGTTGGACTTCTCTATCTTTCGGAGCTCAGGGCGCCATTACCGACCCAGTGGAAG GCTACTTCTGAAAATGGGATTGTCAGGAAGTCTATCACCAGAGCTTGGCAAATTATTGTACCTAGAAATAATGTAAG GGATTTTATGTGGAACAGCATAAGTGGGAGTATACCCATGGAGATAGGCAATATTACCAACTTGAAACTCTT GCTTCTGAATGGAAACAAATTAACAGGTACATTACCTGAAGAGCTTGGTTATCTTCCAAACTTGGAACGAATACATATTCATCAGAACAACATATCAGGACCAATACCAGTATCATTTGTAAATTTGAACAAAACAAAGTATTT TTACATGAACAACAATTCAATTAGTGGGCAAATTCCCCCGGAGCTATCCAGATTATCAAGCCTAGTTCACTT CCTTCTGGATAATAACAACTTATCAGGGTATCTTCCACCGCAGTTCTCCGAACTGCCAAGTTTAGTGATACT TCAACTTGATAATAATGACTTTGGTGGGACTACAATTCCAGCTTCGTATAGCAGAATGTCTAAATTGCGGAAGTT GTGTTATGATTTGTGTGTTGGCTTTTCTAGGAGCCTTAGGAACTGCAACTTGCAAGGGAAGATTCCTGCTTTGAGCCTAATACCGAACCTTGGTTATCT AGATCTCAGTTTAAATCTGCTAAATGGAACCATAGATGGACAGAGACTTTCTGAGGCTATCACGTCCAT CTGTTTATCCAACAACAGTTTTACTGGAACAATTCCTGTGAGCTTTTCGAATCTTCCTCGTCTCCAGATACT GTCAATTGCGAACAATTCATTGAATGGCTCTATTCCATCCACCATTTGGCAAGATAGGGCTTTGAATGGAAACGGAAGGCTTACAGT GGAGTTGCAGAATAATAAGCTTTCAAATATTACAGGCGATACTAATCTACCTCCATATGACACTGTCTG GCTTCAAGGGAATCCCCTTTGCTCGAACACCAACCTAGTCAGTTTTTGTGGATCTGAAAGTgatgctgaaaataaaaatcaggGTCCAACGAATAACACTTCGGATTGTCAACTACAATGTCCACCCCCTTATGAACCTTCCCCTAGATCTCCTAAAG CTGTACATTGA
- the LOC122291910 gene encoding probable LRR receptor-like serine/threonine-protein kinase At1g06840 isoform X2, producing MSKSTAWKFGIFVVAWLCWTSLSFGAQGAITDPVEVTALLAIKRSLIDPNKILGNWNRGDPCTSSWIGVVCLEDGYLHVQQLLLLKMGLSGSLSPELGKLLYLEIMDFMWNSISGSIPMEIGNITNLKLLLLNGNKLTGTLPEELGYLPNLERIHIHQNNISGPIPVSFVNLNKTKYFYMNNNSISGQIPPELSRLSSLVHFLLDNNNLSGYLPPQFSELPSLVILQLDNNDFGGTTIPASYSRMSKLRKLSLRNCNLQGKIPALSLIPNLGYLDLSLNLLNGTIDGQRLSEAITSICLSNNSFTGTIPVSFSNLPRLQILSIANNSLNGSIPSTIWQDRALNGNGRLTVELQNNKLSNITGDTNLPPYDTVWLQGNPLCSNTNLVSFCGSESDAENKNQGPTNNTSDCQLQCPPPYEPSPRSPKGCFCAAPLLVGYRLKSPGFSDFRPYISSFKDYLTSGLDILLYQLYIDSFEWEEGPRLKMYLKLFPVYNDIRVANLFNTSEVRRIRNMFTSWSIIDSEIFGPYELLNFTLLDIYKDDSNILTEHQVWKQTLIAVTSSETSPPCFLKSRVRV from the exons ATGTCTAAGTCAACAGCTTGGAAGTTTGgaatatttgttgttgcatgGTTGTGTTGGACTTCTCTATCTTTCGGAGCTCAGGGCGCCATTACCGACCCAGTGGAAG TGACGGCATTGCTAGCCATCAAGAGAAGTTTGATAGATCCCAATAAGATTCTGGGTAATTGGAATCGAGGAGATCCGTGTACATCAAGTTGGATTGGGGTTGTGTGCTTAGAAGATGGATATTTACATGTTCAGCAACT GCTACTTCTGAAAATGGGATTGTCAGGAAGTCTATCACCAGAGCTTGGCAAATTATTGTACCTAGAAATAAT GGATTTTATGTGGAACAGCATAAGTGGGAGTATACCCATGGAGATAGGCAATATTACCAACTTGAAACTCTT GCTTCTGAATGGAAACAAATTAACAGGTACATTACCTGAAGAGCTTGGTTATCTTCCAAACTTGGAACGAATACATATTCATCAGAACAACATATCAGGACCAATACCAGTATCATTTGTAAATTTGAACAAAACAAAGTATTT TTACATGAACAACAATTCAATTAGTGGGCAAATTCCCCCGGAGCTATCCAGATTATCAAGCCTAGTTCACTT CCTTCTGGATAATAACAACTTATCAGGGTATCTTCCACCGCAGTTCTCCGAACTGCCAAGTTTAGTGATACT TCAACTTGATAATAATGACTTTGGTGGGACTACAATTCCAGCTTCGTATAGCAGAATGTCTAAATTGCGGAAGTT GAGCCTTAGGAACTGCAACTTGCAAGGGAAGATTCCTGCTTTGAGCCTAATACCGAACCTTGGTTATCT AGATCTCAGTTTAAATCTGCTAAATGGAACCATAGATGGACAGAGACTTTCTGAGGCTATCACGTCCAT CTGTTTATCCAACAACAGTTTTACTGGAACAATTCCTGTGAGCTTTTCGAATCTTCCTCGTCTCCAGATACT GTCAATTGCGAACAATTCATTGAATGGCTCTATTCCATCCACCATTTGGCAAGATAGGGCTTTGAATGGAAACGGAAGGCTTACAGT GGAGTTGCAGAATAATAAGCTTTCAAATATTACAGGCGATACTAATCTACCTCCATATGACACTGTCTG GCTTCAAGGGAATCCCCTTTGCTCGAACACCAACCTAGTCAGTTTTTGTGGATCTGAAAGTgatgctgaaaataaaaatcaggGTCCAACGAATAACACTTCGGATTGTCAACTACAATGTCCACCCCCTTATGAACCTTCCCCTAGATCTCCTAAAGGTTGTTTCTGTGCTGCCCCTCTACTTGTCGGATATCGGTTGAAAAGTCCTGGATTCTCAGATTTTCGTCCTTACATATCATCGTTTAAGGATTACCTGACATCTGGTCTTGATATACTCCTTTATCAGCTGTACATTGATAGTTTTGAATGGGAAGAAGGCCCTCGACTGAAAATGTACTTGAAGCTTTTTCCAGTATATAATGATATTCGAGTCGCCAATCTCTTCAATACGAGTGAGGTTCGGCGAATCAGGAACATGTTCACATCATGGAGCATTATCGATAGTGAAATCTTTGGACCTTATGAACTTCTGAATTTCACTCTCCTGGACATTTATAAAGATG ATAGTAACATATTAACAGAGCATCAAGTCTGGAAACAAACTCTCATTGCCGTGACTTCCTCCGAAACTTCCCCTCCGTGTTTCCTTAAATCACGAGTTCGTGTGTAG
- the LOC122291910 gene encoding probable LRR receptor-like serine/threonine-protein kinase At1g06840 isoform X1 produces MTYMCFHPSNIFFNCVFNLLLVRVSSSSSFFGSLVGLFLLKLCGTHKLLQFPVLGSIRSLRVLSFYALLGCLSQQLGSLEYLLLHGCVGLLYLSELRAPLPTQWKATSENGIVRKSITRAWQIIVPRNNVRDFMWNSISGSIPMEIGNITNLKLLLLNGNKLTGTLPEELGYLPNLERIHIHQNNISGPIPVSFVNLNKTKYFYMNNNSISGQIPPELSRLSSLVHFLLDNNNLSGYLPPQFSELPSLVILQLDNNDFGGTTIPASYSRMSKLRKLCYDLCVGFSRSLRNCNLQGKIPALSLIPNLGYLDLSLNLLNGTIDGQRLSEAITSICLSNNSFTGTIPVSFSNLPRLQILSIANNSLNGSIPSTIWQDRALNGNGRLTVELQNNKLSNITGDTNLPPYDTVWLQGNPLCSNTNLVSFCGSESDAENKNQGPTNNTSDCQLQCPPPYEPSPRSPKGCFCAAPLLVGYRLKSPGFSDFRPYISSFKDYLTSGLDILLYQLYIDSFEWEEGPRLKMYLKLFPVYNDIRVANLFNTSEVRRIRNMFTSWSIIDSEIFGPYELLNFTLLDIYKDDSNILTEHQVWKQTLIAVTSSETSPPCFLKSRVRV; encoded by the exons ATGACATATATGTGTTTCCATCCttctaatatatttttcaactgTGTATTCAATCTTCTTCTTGTGagggtttcttcttcttcttctttttttggcaGTTTGGTTGGTTTATTTCTTCTCAAGCT GTGTGGTACACACAAACTACTACAATTCCCAGTGTTGGGTAGTATAAGAAGTTTGCGAGTTCTGTCGTTCTATGCGTTACTGGGATGTCTAAGTCAACAGCTTGGAAGTTTGgaatatttgttgttgcatgGTTGTGTTGGACTTCTCTATCTTTCGGAGCTCAGGGCGCCATTACCGACCCAGTGGAAG GCTACTTCTGAAAATGGGATTGTCAGGAAGTCTATCACCAGAGCTTGGCAAATTATTGTACCTAGAAATAATGTAAG GGATTTTATGTGGAACAGCATAAGTGGGAGTATACCCATGGAGATAGGCAATATTACCAACTTGAAACTCTT GCTTCTGAATGGAAACAAATTAACAGGTACATTACCTGAAGAGCTTGGTTATCTTCCAAACTTGGAACGAATACATATTCATCAGAACAACATATCAGGACCAATACCAGTATCATTTGTAAATTTGAACAAAACAAAGTATTT TTACATGAACAACAATTCAATTAGTGGGCAAATTCCCCCGGAGCTATCCAGATTATCAAGCCTAGTTCACTT CCTTCTGGATAATAACAACTTATCAGGGTATCTTCCACCGCAGTTCTCCGAACTGCCAAGTTTAGTGATACT TCAACTTGATAATAATGACTTTGGTGGGACTACAATTCCAGCTTCGTATAGCAGAATGTCTAAATTGCGGAAGTT GTGTTATGATTTGTGTGTTGGCTTTTCTAGGAGCCTTAGGAACTGCAACTTGCAAGGGAAGATTCCTGCTTTGAGCCTAATACCGAACCTTGGTTATCT AGATCTCAGTTTAAATCTGCTAAATGGAACCATAGATGGACAGAGACTTTCTGAGGCTATCACGTCCAT CTGTTTATCCAACAACAGTTTTACTGGAACAATTCCTGTGAGCTTTTCGAATCTTCCTCGTCTCCAGATACT GTCAATTGCGAACAATTCATTGAATGGCTCTATTCCATCCACCATTTGGCAAGATAGGGCTTTGAATGGAAACGGAAGGCTTACAGT GGAGTTGCAGAATAATAAGCTTTCAAATATTACAGGCGATACTAATCTACCTCCATATGACACTGTCTG GCTTCAAGGGAATCCCCTTTGCTCGAACACCAACCTAGTCAGTTTTTGTGGATCTGAAAGTgatgctgaaaataaaaatcaggGTCCAACGAATAACACTTCGGATTGTCAACTACAATGTCCACCCCCTTATGAACCTTCCCCTAGATCTCCTAAAGGTTGTTTCTGTGCTGCCCCTCTACTTGTCGGATATCGGTTGAAAAGTCCTGGATTCTCAGATTTTCGTCCTTACATATCATCGTTTAAGGATTACCTGACATCTGGTCTTGATATACTCCTTTATCAGCTGTACATTGATAGTTTTGAATGGGAAGAAGGCCCTCGACTGAAAATGTACTTGAAGCTTTTTCCAGTATATAATGATATTCGAGTCGCCAATCTCTTCAATACGAGTGAGGTTCGGCGAATCAGGAACATGTTCACATCATGGAGCATTATCGATAGTGAAATCTTTGGACCTTATGAACTTCTGAATTTCACTCTCCTGGACATTTATAAAGATG ATAGTAACATATTAACAGAGCATCAAGTCTGGAAACAAACTCTCATTGCCGTGACTTCCTCCGAAACTTCCCCTCCGTGTTTCCTTAAATCACGAGTTCGTGTGTAG